One genomic window of Streptomyces sp. NBC_01498 includes the following:
- a CDS encoding bifunctional phosphatase PAP2/diacylglycerol kinase family protein translates to MSDIHAGRRTPVDPGTRARVAALLTGWDQSVFRSAANRHWPGAEPVLPRLSRSANHGLLWFGAAAGIALLGRGQRSRRAALRGVASLAVASAAINTVGKRSVQRRRPVLDAVPVIRQLKRQPFTTSFPSGHAASAAAFATGVALESKGWGAVVAPIAFSVAASRVYTGVHYPSDVLVGAALGVGAAYAVRGIVPTRSQLPSPGRPHAQAPETPDGEGLVVIVNRASGSSDMANGLRATLPLAEFVECEPDEVNTELEKAAGRCEALGIVGGDGTVNRAAVVAARHRLPLAVFPGGTLNHFAYDLGIENGQDTCRALAAGDAVRVDLGRFTGPDGVSGHFLNTFSLGVYPELVRVREHWAPRIGGWPAGVVAAAKVLRGEHQLEAGFDGRRRSLWMLFAGNGIYQRFGFTPGHRLDLADGLLDVRIVHGGSYPSLRLLAAAAAGPLSRSPVHAAERMRRVRITGIAPGTPLAFDGEVAESPRELIIDKGEEALTVYRPRTFQ, encoded by the coding sequence ATGTCTGACATCCACGCGGGCCGCCGTACCCCGGTCGATCCCGGCACCCGGGCCCGGGTCGCCGCGCTGCTCACCGGCTGGGACCAGAGCGTCTTCCGGTCGGCGGCGAACCGTCACTGGCCGGGCGCCGAACCCGTACTGCCCCGGCTCAGCCGCTCCGCCAACCACGGCCTCCTCTGGTTCGGCGCCGCCGCCGGCATCGCCCTCCTCGGGCGCGGCCAGCGCTCCCGGCGGGCCGCCCTGCGCGGGGTCGCCTCGCTGGCCGTGGCCTCGGCCGCCATCAACACCGTCGGCAAGCGGTCGGTGCAGCGCCGCAGGCCCGTCCTGGACGCCGTGCCGGTCATACGGCAGCTGAAGCGGCAGCCCTTCACCACGTCATTCCCGTCCGGGCACGCCGCGTCGGCCGCCGCGTTCGCCACGGGTGTCGCGCTGGAGTCGAAGGGCTGGGGCGCGGTGGTGGCGCCGATCGCGTTCTCCGTGGCGGCGTCCCGCGTCTACACGGGTGTGCACTATCCGAGTGATGTGCTGGTGGGCGCCGCGCTGGGGGTGGGCGCGGCGTACGCGGTCCGGGGCATCGTGCCGACCCGCTCCCAGCTGCCCTCGCCGGGCCGGCCGCACGCGCAGGCACCGGAGACGCCGGACGGCGAGGGCCTGGTGGTGATCGTCAACCGGGCCTCGGGATCGTCGGACATGGCGAACGGGCTGCGCGCCACGCTGCCGCTCGCGGAGTTCGTGGAGTGCGAACCCGACGAGGTGAACACGGAGCTGGAGAAGGCGGCGGGGCGGTGCGAGGCGCTCGGCATCGTCGGCGGCGACGGGACCGTCAACCGGGCCGCGGTGGTGGCGGCCCGGCACCGGCTGCCGCTGGCGGTGTTCCCCGGCGGCACGCTGAACCACTTCGCGTACGACCTCGGCATCGAGAACGGCCAGGACACCTGCCGCGCGCTGGCGGCGGGCGACGCGGTCCGCGTCGACCTGGGGCGGTTCACCGGGCCCGACGGGGTGAGCGGTCACTTCCTCAACACCTTCAGCCTGGGCGTCTATCCGGAGCTGGTGCGGGTGCGCGAGCACTGGGCGCCCCGGATCGGCGGCTGGCCCGCCGGGGTGGTGGCCGCCGCGAAGGTGCTGCGCGGCGAGCACCAGCTGGAGGCGGGGTTCGACGGCCGGCGGCGGTCGCTGTGGATGCTGTTCGCCGGGAACGGCATCTACCAGCGCTTCGGGTTCACCCCCGGCCACCGGCTCGACCTGGCGGACGGGCTGCTGGACGTACGGATCGTGCACGGCGGCAGCTACCCGAGTCTGCGGCTGCTGGCAGCGGCGGCGGCCGGTCCGCTGAGCCGGTCGCCGGTGCACGCGGCGGAGCGGATGCGGCGGGTACGGATCACCGGGATCGCGCCCGGTACGCCGCTGGCCTTCGACGGCGAAGTCGCCGAATCGCCGCGCGAGTTGATCATCGACAAGGGCGAGGAGGCGCTGACGGTCTACCGTCCGCGCACGTTCCAGTGA
- a CDS encoding DUF6204 family protein, with translation MTTQHTYRVIVRGTFQGLSDEARARLLGEVDAHGLTQMRFTPEGSLTYDRVLKHFSYRFVVVSDAADGEEMAAALAEDRAERALGELGGAGTEIGFGELRSTVTDMDTMKINRKGRR, from the coding sequence ATGACCACGCAGCACACGTACCGGGTGATCGTGCGCGGGACCTTCCAGGGGCTGTCGGACGAGGCGCGGGCCCGGCTGCTGGGTGAGGTCGACGCGCACGGGCTGACGCAGATGCGGTTCACGCCGGAGGGGTCGCTGACCTACGACCGGGTGCTGAAGCACTTCTCGTACCGGTTCGTGGTCGTGTCGGACGCGGCGGACGGCGAGGAGATGGCGGCGGCGCTGGCCGAGGACCGGGCGGAGAGAGCGCTGGGGGAACTCGGCGGTGCGGGGACGGAGATCGGCTTCGGGGAGCTGCGGTCGACGGTGACGGACATGGACACCATGAAGATCAACCGCAAGGGCCGCCGCTGA
- a CDS encoding GNAT family N-acetyltransferase has protein sequence MRDITTPTGEGPRTRVRPYRYEDADEFASHARASTHLHHPWLFPPRTPEAYTDYARGIIGDPTKAGFLVCDLADDRIAGFININNIVRGGFLSGTLGYGAFAHAAGRGLMGEGLGHVLGHAFGPLGLHRLEANIQPGNAASIALVRRAGFRNEGFSPDFLHIDGAWRDHERWALTSDMAART, from the coding sequence ATGCGCGACATCACCACCCCCACGGGCGAGGGGCCCCGTACCCGCGTCCGCCCCTACCGGTACGAGGACGCCGACGAGTTCGCCTCGCACGCCCGCGCCAGCACCCACCTGCACCACCCCTGGCTCTTCCCGCCCCGCACCCCCGAGGCGTACACCGACTACGCGCGCGGCATCATCGGGGACCCCACCAAGGCCGGATTCCTCGTCTGCGACCTCGCCGACGACCGGATCGCCGGATTCATCAACATCAACAACATCGTCCGGGGCGGCTTCCTCAGCGGGACCCTCGGATACGGCGCCTTCGCCCACGCCGCCGGCCGGGGACTGATGGGCGAAGGGCTCGGCCATGTCCTCGGGCACGCGTTCGGACCGCTCGGCCTGCACCGGCTGGAGGCCAACATCCAGCCCGGCAACGCCGCCTCGATCGCCCTCGTCCGCCGCGCCGGCTTCCGCAACGAGGGCTTCTCGCCGGACTTCCTGCACATCGACGGCGCCTGGCGCGACCACGAACGCTGGGCGCTCACCTCGGACATGGCCGCCCGCACCTGA
- a CDS encoding GNAT family N-acetyltransferase — MTPGRGPDPAPAPPPATDPFLLTARLRLRDCAEADLDRLLALDNDPGVKRFIDGGMPAAPDTFRAEALPRLLGRGFWAAEERATGAFLGWFELRPLNDTGWEAVELGYRLHRAVWGRGYATEGARALVRKAFTELGTRQVTATTMTVNGASRRVMEKAGLRHIRTYVEEWPEVIEGSEHGDVEYALTREEWMCTPAS, encoded by the coding sequence GTGACCCCCGGCCGCGGGCCCGATCCCGCACCCGCACCCCCTCCCGCGACCGATCCCTTCCTGCTCACCGCGCGTCTGCGGCTCCGCGACTGCGCCGAGGCCGATCTGGACCGGCTGCTGGCACTGGACAACGACCCCGGGGTGAAGCGCTTCATCGACGGCGGGATGCCCGCGGCGCCCGACACCTTCCGGGCCGAGGCACTGCCCCGGCTGCTCGGGCGCGGCTTCTGGGCGGCGGAGGAGCGGGCCACCGGCGCGTTCCTCGGCTGGTTCGAACTGCGACCGCTGAACGACACCGGCTGGGAGGCGGTGGAGCTGGGCTACCGGCTGCACCGGGCGGTCTGGGGACGGGGTTACGCCACGGAGGGCGCCCGCGCGCTGGTGCGCAAAGCGTTCACCGAACTCGGCACCCGGCAGGTCACGGCCACCACCATGACGGTCAACGGGGCGTCCCGGCGGGTCATGGAGAAGGCCGGGCTGCGTCACATCCGTACGTATGTCGAGGAGTGGCCCGAGGTCATCGAGGGGTCGGAGCACGGCGACGTGGAGTACGCGCTCACCCGTGAGGAGTGGATGTGCACACCGGCGTCCTAG
- a CDS encoding VOC family protein, with the protein MEILGTTLRICVDDLETSVAFYERLTGTPALRFERGGVSAAAVSCFLLMSGPAEEIEVLRKVTATIAVKDVDEAYAALTGVGAQVLAGPVPTPAGRNLIAVHPDGSVFEYVDRNPAPTG; encoded by the coding sequence ATGGAAATCCTGGGAACCACGCTGCGCATCTGCGTCGACGACCTGGAGACCTCGGTCGCCTTCTACGAACGGCTGACCGGCACTCCCGCGCTCCGTTTCGAGCGCGGCGGGGTCTCCGCCGCCGCCGTCAGTTGCTTCCTGTTGATGAGCGGTCCGGCGGAGGAGATCGAGGTGCTGCGCAAGGTCACCGCGACGATCGCCGTGAAGGACGTGGACGAGGCGTACGCCGCGCTCACGGGCGTCGGCGCCCAGGTCCTCGCGGGCCCGGTGCCCACCCCGGCGGGCCGCAACCTGATCGCCGTCCACCCGGACGGCTCCGTCTTCGAGTACGTGGACCGCAACCCGGCCCCGACCGGCTGA
- a CDS encoding class I SAM-dependent methyltransferase translates to MPREARGTREETKDETSGTAVYTHGHHESVLRSHRWRTAANSAAYLLPALRSGLDVLDVGCGPGTVTADLAALVAPGTVTAVDTTADVLEGAREEAGARGADNVRFAVADVHALDFPDDSFDVVHAHQVLQHVGDPVRALREMRRVCRPGGTVAVRDSDYGAFTWFPASPGLDGWRDLYRRVARANGGEPDAGRALRAWARRAGFADTDLTSTAATWCFATPEERAWWSGLWAERTTDSVYAELAVAGGHADQEALSGIAAAWRAWGADPDGWFMVPHGELLCRV, encoded by the coding sequence ATGCCGCGAGAGGCGCGCGGGACGAGAGAAGAGACGAAGGACGAGACGAGCGGGACCGCCGTCTACACCCACGGCCACCACGAGTCGGTCCTGCGCTCGCACCGCTGGCGCACGGCCGCCAACTCCGCGGCGTATCTGCTCCCCGCGCTCCGTTCGGGTCTCGACGTACTGGACGTGGGCTGCGGCCCCGGCACCGTCACCGCCGATCTGGCCGCGCTGGTGGCGCCCGGCACGGTGACCGCCGTCGACACGACGGCGGACGTGCTGGAGGGGGCGCGCGAGGAGGCCGGGGCGCGCGGCGCCGACAACGTCCGCTTCGCGGTCGCCGACGTCCACGCGCTGGACTTCCCCGACGACTCGTTCGACGTCGTCCACGCCCACCAGGTACTCCAGCACGTCGGGGATCCGGTACGGGCGCTGCGCGAGATGCGCCGGGTGTGCCGGCCCGGCGGCACCGTCGCGGTGCGGGACAGCGACTACGGCGCGTTCACCTGGTTCCCGGCGTCGCCGGGCCTGGACGGCTGGCGGGACCTGTACCGCCGGGTGGCCCGCGCCAACGGCGGGGAGCCCGACGCGGGCCGCGCCCTGCGCGCCTGGGCCCGCCGCGCGGGCTTCGCGGACACCGACCTCACGTCCACGGCGGCGACCTGGTGTTTCGCCACCCCGGAGGAGCGCGCCTGGTGGAGCGGTCTGTGGGCGGAGCGGACCACCGACTCGGTGTACGCGGAGCTGGCGGTGGCGGGCGGCCACGCGGACCAGGAGGCGCTGTCCGGGATCGCGGCGGCCTGGCGCGCGTGGGGCGCCGACCCCGACGGGTGGTTCATGGTCCCGCACGGCGAACTCCTGTGCCGCGTATGA
- a CDS encoding MBL fold metallo-hydrolase, giving the protein MTDQTDRTDDTGPGTTPAPAGPAPAGAPQADDPGPAGAPRAGNPAPAGAAPAGPAPADNPGPAGAAQADQPTPAGAARAENPGPAGAVRAGNPAPAGPAHTARPGGVLRPVGEIRGPWPRSFADRLTAPLPGVRAMARLAREGAARPGRGALDAVPLLPFAPAPLPAADTRTVAVTWAGHASWVIRIGGLTVLTDPVWSRRILGTPARITPVGVRWEDLPPVDAVVISHNHYDHLDAPTLRRLPGNTPLFVPAGLARWCRRRGFTRVTELDWWEAAELPAGEGAAVRFDFVPAHHWSKRTLTDTCRSLWGGWVLTDGATGGRVYFAGDSGYGHWFREIGRRYPGVDLALLPVGAYDPRWWLRDVHTDPEEAVRACQDVGARHMAPMHWATFVLSAEPVLEPLTRVRAAWERTGRPREQLWDLPVGGSRVLTVPHTR; this is encoded by the coding sequence ATGACGGATCAGACCGATCGGACGGACGACACCGGCCCCGGCACGACCCCCGCCCCCGCCGGGCCCGCTCCCGCCGGGGCGCCACAGGCCGACGACCCTGGTCCTGCCGGGGCCCCGCGCGCCGGCAACCCGGCTCCCGCTGGGGCCGCCCCCGCCGGGCCCGCCCCGGCCGACAACCCTGGTCCTGCCGGGGCGGCGCAGGCCGACCAACCCACTCCTGCCGGGGCGGCGCGCGCCGAGAATCCTGGTCCTGCCGGGGCCGTGCGCGCCGGCAACCCCGCCCCCGCCGGGCCCGCGCACACCGCCCGCCCCGGCGGCGTACTCCGCCCGGTCGGTGAGATCCGCGGGCCCTGGCCCCGTTCCTTCGCCGACCGGCTGACCGCCCCGCTTCCCGGTGTCCGGGCCATGGCGCGGCTCGCCCGCGAGGGTGCCGCACGGCCCGGCCGGGGCGCCCTCGACGCCGTACCGCTGCTGCCGTTCGCGCCGGCGCCGCTGCCCGCCGCGGACACCCGGACCGTGGCCGTCACCTGGGCGGGGCACGCGAGTTGGGTGATCCGTATCGGCGGGCTGACCGTCCTGACCGACCCGGTGTGGTCGCGGCGCATCCTGGGCACGCCCGCGCGGATCACCCCCGTCGGGGTCCGCTGGGAGGACCTGCCGCCCGTCGACGCGGTCGTCATCAGCCACAACCACTACGACCATCTCGACGCGCCCACCCTGCGGAGGCTGCCGGGGAACACCCCGCTGTTCGTGCCCGCCGGGCTCGCCCGCTGGTGCCGGCGGCGCGGCTTCACCCGGGTCACCGAACTCGACTGGTGGGAGGCGGCCGAACTGCCGGCGGGCGAGGGCGCCGCCGTACGGTTCGACTTCGTCCCCGCCCACCACTGGTCGAAACGGACCCTCACCGACACCTGCCGCTCCCTGTGGGGCGGCTGGGTCCTCACGGACGGCGCGACCGGCGGGCGCGTCTACTTCGCCGGGGACTCCGGCTACGGGCACTGGTTCCGGGAGATCGGCCGCCGGTACCCCGGCGTCGACCTCGCGCTGCTGCCCGTCGGGGCGTACGACCCGCGCTGGTGGCTGCGCGACGTCCACACCGACCCGGAGGAGGCCGTACGGGCCTGCCAGGACGTGGGCGCGCGGCACATGGCCCCCATGCACTGGGCGACGTTCGTGCTGTCGGCCGAGCCGGTCCTGGAGCCGCTGACGCGGGTCAGGGCCGCGTGGGAGCGCACCGGGCGACCGCGCGAGCAGCTCTGGGACCTGCCCGTCGGCGGCTCACGCGTCCTGACGGTCCCGCACACCCGCTGA
- a CDS encoding aminotransferase class I/II-fold pyridoxal phosphate-dependent enzyme: MGTTGSAGGGHEGHGPVRYGPFAPDTGLPALPELVEVLAGAAARTLPEPPGGGPVLREAACGYWSRRGLLTHPPEVAVAAGARPLLLSVLAAHGGDILMPRPHPASWGPLARLLGRPVFPVPVPAECGGIPDPYALLETVRRVRAEGGTPRLLLLSLADDPTGTVAPPELLREACEAAVGEGLHIVSDETWRDTLHPPRETVPLSPAEMWPDDVTVLFDLAGALTPASWPAAVARFPATPAGAAHRARTVDRLTALGALVAGPVAAAASRALDEPEAVTARTAATAALHARVADAAHRAVLAAGALARPPRAGRHLYADLGPLRRGLGARGVGDSTELEEYLGERLGTPVPGGHRFGDEPGALRVRLATAPLLGPNPEGRMEALTAVDPLELPQVAEALSILTAALGEPR, encoded by the coding sequence ATGGGGACGACGGGTTCGGCGGGCGGCGGCCACGAGGGTCACGGCCCCGTACGGTACGGGCCGTTCGCCCCGGACACGGGCCTGCCCGCGCTGCCGGAACTGGTCGAGGTGCTCGCCGGGGCCGCCGCCCGTACGCTGCCCGAACCGCCCGGCGGCGGACCGGTGCTGCGCGAGGCGGCCTGCGGCTACTGGTCGCGGCGCGGACTGCTCACCCACCCTCCGGAGGTCGCTGTCGCGGCCGGTGCCCGGCCGCTGCTCCTCTCGGTGCTCGCCGCGCACGGCGGCGACATCCTCATGCCGCGCCCGCACCCGGCGTCCTGGGGGCCGCTGGCCCGGCTGCTGGGCCGCCCGGTCTTCCCGGTGCCCGTCCCGGCGGAGTGCGGCGGCATACCCGATCCGTACGCCCTCCTGGAGACGGTGCGCCGGGTACGGGCCGAGGGCGGCACACCCCGGCTGCTGCTGCTCTCCCTCGCCGACGACCCCACCGGCACCGTCGCCCCGCCCGAACTGCTCCGGGAGGCGTGCGAGGCGGCCGTCGGCGAGGGCCTGCACATCGTCAGCGACGAGACGTGGCGCGACACCCTGCACCCACCCCGGGAGACGGTGCCGCTCAGCCCCGCCGAGATGTGGCCCGACGACGTCACGGTCCTCTTCGACCTGGCGGGCGCGCTCACCCCCGCGTCCTGGCCCGCCGCCGTCGCGCGCTTCCCCGCCACACCCGCCGGGGCCGCCCACCGGGCCCGGACGGTGGACCGTCTCACGGCGCTGGGCGCGCTCGTCGCCGGGCCGGTCGCCGCCGCCGCGAGCCGCGCGCTGGACGAACCGGAGGCCGTGACCGCGCGGACCGCCGCCACCGCCGCGCTGCACGCGCGCGTGGCGGACGCCGCCCACCGGGCCGTCCTCGCCGCCGGGGCGCTCGCCCGGCCGCCCCGCGCGGGGCGCCATCTGTACGCGGACCTCGGACCGCTGCGGCGCGGCCTGGGTGCCCGGGGGGTGGGCGACTCGACAGAACTGGAGGAGTACCTGGGCGAACGGCTCGGCACACCCGTGCCCGGTGGGCACCGGTTCGGGGACGAACCGGGCGCCCTGCGGGTGCGGCTCGCCACCGCCCCGCTGCTCGGGCCGAACCCGGAGGGGCGGATGGAGGCACTCACCGCAGTGGATCCCCTGGAATTGCCCCAGGTCGCCGAAGCGCTGAGCATTTTGACGGCGGCCCTGGGGGAACCGCGCTGA
- a CDS encoding arginase family protein, protein MRNIVVIDAPSNLGLRPPAPGTVPGCHKLAGAMREQRLLQRLGAFEGGVVVPPRYDRGDWKPGDGVFNAAAIAAYTPRLADRIEHHVRAGDFPLVLGGDCSIQLGASLALRRIGRYGIAAIDGSADFRHLGNSPSVGAAGGEELAIATGRGQSDLSDIEGLRPYLRDEDVRIFGIRDDDEDREELARLRIPTVTVGEFRDRGTTDLAKAALQTLEAPVTEGFWVHLDADVLDPEVMPAVDAPDPGGLLPGELEALLRILVRSDRCVGLNLTIYDPDLDPDGTAGALLADIAVAAFTED, encoded by the coding sequence ATGCGGAATATCGTGGTGATCGACGCCCCCTCCAACCTGGGCCTGCGCCCCCCGGCCCCGGGCACGGTGCCCGGCTGCCACAAACTCGCCGGAGCGATGCGCGAACAGCGCCTCCTCCAGCGGCTCGGGGCGTTCGAGGGCGGCGTCGTCGTCCCGCCCCGCTACGACCGGGGGGACTGGAAGCCGGGCGACGGCGTCTTCAACGCCGCCGCCATCGCCGCGTACACCCCCCGGCTCGCCGACCGGATCGAACACCACGTACGGGCCGGTGACTTCCCCCTCGTCCTCGGCGGCGACTGCTCCATCCAGCTCGGCGCCTCCCTCGCGCTCCGCCGGATCGGGCGTTACGGCATCGCCGCGATCGACGGCTCCGCCGACTTCCGGCACCTCGGCAACTCCCCCTCCGTCGGCGCGGCCGGCGGCGAGGAACTGGCCATCGCCACCGGGCGCGGCCAGAGCGACCTCAGCGACATCGAAGGGCTGCGCCCGTACCTCCGTGACGAGGACGTACGGATCTTCGGCATCCGCGACGACGACGAGGACCGCGAGGAACTGGCCCGGCTGCGGATCCCCACCGTGACCGTCGGCGAGTTCCGCGACCGGGGCACCACCGACCTCGCGAAAGCCGCGCTCCAGACCCTGGAGGCGCCCGTCACCGAAGGCTTCTGGGTGCATCTGGACGCGGACGTGCTCGACCCCGAGGTCATGCCCGCCGTCGACGCCCCGGACCCCGGGGGACTGCTCCCCGGCGAACTGGAGGCACTGCTGCGGATCCTGGTCCGCTCGGACCGCTGCGTGGGACTCAACCTGACCATCTACGACCCCGATCTGGACCCCGACGGCACCGCCGGGGCGCTCCTCGCGGACATCGCGGTCGCGGCGTTCACCGAAGACTGA
- a CDS encoding TIGR03086 family metal-binding protein, with the protein MDDSLLDRHAEALDLFTDRVHAVGADRWAARTPCEGWSVRDLVNHLTVEQLWVPPLVSEGRTMAEVGDAFDGDVLGDDPVGVWDRAAAAARAAFGERGAMDRAVPLSYGETGAGAYCSQMVLDAVVHAWDLSRGIGADDRLPRDLVDFALGEVEPYADSLSGSGLFDPPLDPPRGADDQTRLLAMVGRRA; encoded by the coding sequence ATGGACGACTCACTGCTCGACCGGCACGCCGAGGCGCTCGACCTCTTCACCGACCGGGTGCACGCGGTCGGCGCGGACCGGTGGGCCGCGCGGACGCCCTGCGAGGGGTGGTCCGTACGCGACCTGGTGAACCATCTGACCGTCGAACAGCTGTGGGTGCCCCCGCTGGTGAGCGAGGGCCGGACCATGGCCGAGGTGGGCGACGCCTTCGACGGCGACGTCCTCGGCGACGACCCGGTCGGTGTCTGGGACCGCGCCGCGGCGGCGGCCCGCGCGGCGTTCGGCGAACGGGGCGCGATGGACCGGGCGGTGCCGCTCTCGTACGGGGAGACCGGCGCCGGCGCCTACTGCTCGCAGATGGTGCTCGACGCGGTGGTGCACGCCTGGGACCTGTCGCGCGGGATCGGCGCCGACGACCGGCTGCCCCGGGACCTGGTGGACTTCGCGCTCGGCGAGGTCGAGCCGTACGCGGACAGCCTCTCCGGGAGCGGCCTGTTCGACCCGCCCCTGGACCCGCCGCGGGGCGCCGACGACCAGACGCGCCTGCTGGCGATGGTGGGGCGCCGGGCGTAG
- a CDS encoding DUF5107 domain-containing protein, protein MATSVRRAVLTLPAAPLGPENPLPALRPLGETHSVSDSVKRELPRDMARQIGYEPLRTVLPVRVRDGYGRDREPTGLDTIVIENDRLRATVLPGLGGRLHSLHHKPTDRELLYRNPVFQPADFALNGAWFSGGVEWNIGATGHTTLSCAPLNAALVPAPDGGEMLRLWEWEPLRGLPFQVDLWLPDASDFLHVGVRIRNPHQGPAPVYWWSNTAVPEDEHTRVLAPAEEAWHFGYERSLRRIPVPEHEGVDRTYPLRGEFPADYFYEVPRDFRKWITSLDGDGRGLVQTSTDTLGGRKLFVWGAGRGGRRWQRWLTEPGTPGYAEIQAGLARTQLEHVKLDGHDEVSWLESYGPLSADAGTVHGADWDAARAEVDTRLEEALPRADVDAAYEAWLPHADTEPGERLATGSGWGALEVLRGAMRGGYRLPGTPFDETMLGEQQAPWVELFTQGTLPKPRETAPPGPSLVAPHWRDMLETAPAEPLTEYHLGVAQWHAGDRAQAVRSWERGLQLATSRWPLLRCLAVADQEGGNPGRAADLYAESFDDLCRERGDQEDGSESWDAATAALAREAIAALLAGDRAGDARGVWDRLPDPIRKRGAFRLIEARLLLAEGDKAAARAVFDAGFEVADLREGAETLNEVWASLTDDPLPEEYDYRMRPGD, encoded by the coding sequence GTGGCCACGAGCGTGCGACGTGCCGTACTGACCCTGCCTGCCGCCCCCCTGGGGCCGGAGAACCCCCTGCCCGCGCTCCGGCCGCTCGGCGAGACCCACTCCGTGAGCGACAGCGTCAAGCGGGAGCTGCCCCGCGACATGGCGCGGCAGATCGGGTACGAGCCGCTGCGCACCGTCCTGCCCGTCCGGGTGCGCGACGGCTACGGACGCGACCGCGAGCCCACCGGCCTCGACACGATCGTCATCGAGAACGACCGGCTGCGGGCCACCGTCCTGCCCGGCCTCGGCGGACGCCTCCACTCCCTGCACCACAAGCCCACCGACCGCGAACTGCTCTACCGCAACCCGGTGTTCCAGCCCGCCGACTTCGCGCTCAACGGCGCCTGGTTCTCCGGCGGAGTCGAGTGGAACATCGGCGCCACCGGACACACCACCCTCTCCTGCGCACCGCTCAACGCCGCGCTGGTCCCCGCGCCCGACGGCGGCGAGATGCTCCGGCTGTGGGAGTGGGAGCCACTGCGCGGCCTGCCGTTCCAGGTCGACCTCTGGCTGCCCGACGCGTCCGACTTCCTGCACGTCGGCGTACGGATACGCAACCCGCACCAGGGCCCGGCCCCCGTCTACTGGTGGTCCAACACCGCCGTCCCCGAGGACGAGCACACCCGGGTCCTCGCCCCCGCCGAGGAGGCGTGGCACTTCGGCTACGAGCGGAGCCTGCGCCGGATCCCGGTGCCCGAGCACGAGGGCGTGGACCGCACCTACCCGCTGCGCGGCGAGTTCCCGGCCGACTACTTCTACGAGGTCCCCCGCGACTTCCGCAAGTGGATCACCTCGCTCGACGGCGACGGCCGGGGGCTCGTCCAGACCTCCACGGACACCCTGGGCGGCCGCAAGCTCTTCGTCTGGGGAGCCGGGCGCGGCGGACGGCGCTGGCAGCGGTGGCTCACCGAACCGGGCACCCCCGGCTACGCCGAGATCCAGGCCGGGCTCGCCCGGACCCAGCTCGAACACGTGAAGCTCGACGGGCACGACGAGGTCAGCTGGCTGGAGTCGTACGGTCCGCTGTCCGCCGACGCCGGTACCGTGCACGGCGCCGACTGGGACGCCGCCCGCGCCGAGGTCGACACCCGGCTGGAGGAGGCCCTGCCGCGCGCGGACGTCGACGCCGCGTACGAGGCGTGGCTGCCGCACGCGGACACCGAGCCCGGCGAACGCCTGGCGACCGGCTCGGGCTGGGGCGCGCTCGAAGTGCTGCGCGGCGCGATGCGCGGCGGGTACCGGCTGCCGGGCACACCCTTCGACGAGACGATGCTCGGCGAGCAACAGGCGCCGTGGGTCGAGCTGTTCACCCAGGGCACCCTGCCGAAGCCGCGCGAGACGGCGCCGCCGGGACCGTCGCTGGTCGCCCCGCACTGGCGCGACATGCTGGAGACCGCGCCCGCAGAGCCGCTGACGGAGTATCACCTGGGCGTGGCCCAGTGGCACGCGGGCGATCGGGCCCAGGCGGTGCGCAGTTGGGAACGCGGCCTGCAACTGGCCACCTCCCGCTGGCCGTTGCTGCGCTGCCTGGCCGTCGCCGACCAGGAGGGCGGCAACCCCGGACGGGCCGCCGACCTGTACGCGGAGTCCTTCGACGACCTCTGCCGGGAGCGCGGCGACCAGGAGGACGGGTCCGAGTCCTGGGACGCGGCCACGGCGGCGCTGGCCCGCGAGGCGATCGCCGCGCTGCTCGCGGGTGACCGCGCGGGCGACGCGCGGGGCGTGTGGGACCGCCTGCCGGACCCGATCCGGAAGCGGGGCGCGTTCCGGCTGATCGAGGCCCGGCTGCTGCTCGCCGAGGGGGACAAGGCGGCGGCCCGCGCCGTGTTCGACGCGGGTTTCGAGGTGGCGGACCTGCGGGAGGGCGCGGAGACCCTGAACGAGGTGTGGGCGTCCCTGACGGACGATCCGCTGCCGGAGGAGTACGACTACCGGATGCGGCCGGGGGACTGA